Proteins co-encoded in one Chloroflexota bacterium genomic window:
- a CDS encoding ABC transporter ATP-binding protein has product MTQTANQPHNDNSDDRNTGSRALLQVEDLTMSYYTRQGEVRAVDGVSFSVERGQGFGLVGESGCGKSSIALSLLKILPESARISAGSIVLDGLDLVPLSEDEMREYRWARVSMVFQAAMNSLDPVYRVGEQIIEALEYHVESAPAASVERVRELYDLVNLDTAFIPRYPHEYSGGMKQRAIIAMALACEPDLIIADEPTTALDVIVQDRILREMKNVQRELDMGMIYISHDMAVIAEVSDVVGVMYAGKIVEFGSVSEIFNTPIHPYTRALMSAFPSVTGEKRELATLSGEPPNLLDPPSGCRFHPRCLYATEECATTAPPLVQVDEHWAYCWNPPGD; this is encoded by the coding sequence ATGACGCAGACAGCGAATCAGCCGCACAACGACAATAGCGACGACCGCAACACCGGCAGCCGCGCGCTCTTGCAAGTGGAAGACTTGACCATGAGCTACTACACGCGGCAGGGAGAAGTGCGAGCTGTGGACGGCGTGTCGTTCTCGGTAGAACGCGGGCAGGGGTTCGGGCTCGTCGGAGAATCGGGCTGCGGCAAGTCGTCCATCGCGCTCAGCCTGCTGAAGATACTGCCGGAGAGCGCCCGAATATCGGCAGGCAGCATAGTGCTAGACGGACTTGACCTTGTGCCGCTGTCCGAAGACGAAATGCGCGAATACCGATGGGCGCGCGTGTCGATGGTCTTTCAGGCGGCGATGAACTCACTCGATCCCGTGTACCGCGTCGGCGAACAGATAATCGAGGCGCTGGAGTATCATGTCGAATCCGCGCCTGCCGCGTCCGTAGAGCGCGTGCGCGAACTGTACGACCTAGTAAACCTCGACACGGCATTCATCCCGCGATACCCGCACGAATACAGCGGCGGCATGAAGCAGCGCGCGATAATCGCGATGGCGCTCGCCTGCGAACCGGACTTAATCATCGCCGATGAGCCGACGACGGCGCTCGATGTCATCGTGCAAGACCGTATCCTGCGCGAGATGAAGAACGTGCAGCGCGAGTTGGATATGGGGATGATTTACATATCGCACGACATGGCGGTGATCGCCGAAGTGAGTGATGTGGTCGGGGTGATGTACGCGGGCAAGATAGTGGAGTTCGGCAGCGTATCCGAAATCTTCAACACGCCTATCCACCCATACACGCGCGCGCTGATGTCGGCATTCCCCAGCGTAACCGGCGAAAAGCGCGAACTGGCAACGCTCAGCGGCGAGCCGCCAAACCTGCTCGATCCGCCGTCCGGCTGCCGCTTTCACCCGCGCTGCCTATACGCAACCGAAGAGTGTGCAACGACTGCGCCGCCGCTAGTGCAAGTGGACGAGCACTGGGCATACTGCTGGAATCCGCCGGGAGATTAG
- a CDS encoding ABC transporter ATP-binding protein — protein sequence MTTLPRKSHSNDDSALLKAEGLTKLFPVESGNWLKRSHSFVHAVDGLNFELGRGDSLGLVGESGCGKTTTGRLLVRLTDPTDGHIIFDDGAGEPTDIATLSGKALKAFRRRAQMIFQDPYESMNPRRTIFDTVAEPLRTQGMGNHIDRMDAVSHMLEMVGLTPAHAFLFRHPHELSGGQRQRVAIARALVVEPAFVVADEPTSMLDVSVRTGVMRLMEDLAGRLGISYLYITHDLAVARYMCDRIAVMYLGKIVEIGETESVLQSPRHPYTRALLSAVPVPQPGVSRAPVSIKSGVSVPIDPPPRCRFYDRCPIADDFCRDNVHPPLEGEDAHLAACYKA from the coding sequence ATGACAACGCTCCCCCGGAAATCACACAGCAACGACGACAGCGCTCTGTTGAAAGCAGAAGGGCTGACTAAGCTTTTCCCCGTCGAAAGCGGGAACTGGCTCAAGCGCAGCCACAGCTTCGTGCATGCCGTTGACGGGCTGAACTTCGAGCTGGGTAGGGGCGACAGCCTAGGGCTTGTCGGCGAATCCGGCTGCGGCAAGACAACGACCGGCAGACTGTTAGTGCGCCTGACCGACCCGACGGACGGACATATCATCTTCGACGACGGCGCGGGCGAACCAACGGACATCGCCACGCTGTCGGGTAAGGCGCTCAAGGCATTCCGCAGACGAGCGCAGATGATATTCCAAGACCCATACGAGTCCATGAACCCGCGCCGCACAATCTTCGACACAGTAGCGGAGCCGCTCCGGACGCAGGGAATGGGCAATCACATCGATCGCATGGACGCGGTGTCGCATATGCTCGAAATGGTCGGGCTGACGCCTGCGCACGCCTTCCTGTTCCGCCATCCTCATGAACTATCCGGCGGTCAGCGGCAGCGCGTCGCAATCGCGAGGGCGCTCGTCGTAGAGCCTGCGTTCGTCGTCGCGGACGAGCCTACATCAATGCTCGATGTGTCTGTCAGAACGGGCGTCATGCGGCTGATGGAAGACCTCGCAGGCAGGCTCGGCATCAGCTACTTGTACATCACGCACGACTTGGCGGTCGCGCGCTACATGTGCGATCGGATAGCGGTGATGTATCTTGGCAAGATAGTGGAGATTGGAGAGACCGAGAGCGTGCTGCAAAGTCCGCGCCATCCGTACACGCGCGCGCTACTGTCCGCCGTGCCGGTGCCGCAGCCGGGCGTATCGCGCGCTCCGGTGAGCATTAAGAGCGGCGTTTCCGTGCCCATCGACCCACCGCCCCGCTGCCGCTTCTATGACCGCTGCCCAATAGCCGACGACTTCTGCCGCGACAATGTGCACCCGCCGTTGGAAGGCGAAGATGCGCATTTGGCGGCTTGCTATAAGGCGTAA
- a CDS encoding GDSL family lipase, which produces MTQQLRPNDARLGWHGAISFDDTDDWRMPWRLPYDELALFPADALRERAAMPAGVRLAFHSDTEIVAGNVVPQPADPEGEYIGIDLYCDGKFVGSREMVEQAEFRFDGLTVGDKLLELWLPQHAEFKLRSLTISDGASIRPYDDTRPKWVTYGSSITHCRAAGSPSNTWPAFAARERGLNLTCLGYGGNCHLEPMVARMMRDLPADFLSMKVGINIYGSDSLSPRTFQSAIIGFVQIVREKHPDTPFVVISSIYSPGREDTLNGVGFTLDDMREEAAAAVSAMQGRGDRNLHYVSGLELFNADLAHLLPDDLHPNAKGYKIMGQNFADKVAAKYFSLPA; this is translated from the coding sequence ATGACGCAGCAACTTCGCCCGAACGACGCTCGGCTGGGTTGGCACGGCGCAATATCCTTTGATGACACGGACGACTGGCGTATGCCGTGGCGCTTGCCGTATGACGAGCTTGCGCTGTTCCCGGCGGACGCGCTGCGAGAGCGTGCGGCGATGCCCGCGGGCGTACGGCTCGCGTTCCACAGCGATACGGAAATCGTCGCGGGGAATGTCGTGCCACAGCCTGCCGATCCTGAAGGCGAGTACATCGGCATCGATCTGTACTGCGACGGCAAGTTCGTTGGCAGCCGCGAGATGGTGGAGCAAGCGGAGTTCCGCTTCGATGGTTTGACGGTAGGCGACAAGCTTCTCGAACTTTGGTTGCCGCAGCACGCTGAGTTTAAGCTGCGCTCACTCACAATATCCGACGGCGCGAGTATCCGCCCATACGATGATACGCGACCGAAGTGGGTAACATACGGCAGCTCCATCACGCACTGTCGCGCGGCGGGCAGCCCCAGCAACACTTGGCCCGCATTTGCGGCGCGAGAGCGCGGGCTGAACCTGACCTGCTTGGGCTACGGAGGCAACTGTCACTTAGAGCCGATGGTCGCCCGTATGATGCGCGACTTGCCAGCGGACTTCCTGTCGATGAAGGTCGGCATCAACATCTACGGCTCGGACAGCCTTAGCCCGCGCACATTCCAATCGGCAATCATCGGCTTCGTGCAAATCGTGCGCGAAAAGCACCCGGACACGCCGTTCGTGGTCATATCGTCAATCTACTCGCCGGGCCGAGAGGATACGCTAAACGGCGTCGGTTTCACGCTAGACGACATGCGAGAGGAAGCCGCAGCAGCAGTCTCTGCCATGCAGGGCAGGGGAGACCGCAACCTTCACTATGTCAGCGGACTAGAGCTATTCAACGCAGATTTAGCGCACCTGCTTCCCGACGACCTGCATCCGAACGCCAAAGGCTACAAGATCATGGGGCAGAACTTCGCGGACAAGGTAGCGGCTAAGTACTTCAGCCTGCCCGCGTGA
- a CDS encoding alpha/beta fold hydrolase → MPFYTKGDVTIHYEEAGSGFPLLVTPGGGLNSTIAGWPGQVFNAMDEFKDDFRCITMDQRNANGGESTGPVQIEDPWGAFADDQFGLMDHLGIDKFAFMGFCIGGPFAMKLIERAPERIAAAVLCQPVGHSTETPDAMYDSGHDVWGPELCANRDDVTMEIVHQYLHNLYRIQPDFMYTVSREFATTCETPLLVMPDDTPSHALEPAMAMVALAPNAECTAYPWKEDEASKTQAIAQVRAFLNRNQP, encoded by the coding sequence ATGCCGTTTTATACTAAGGGCGACGTTACTATCCACTATGAAGAGGCCGGTTCGGGATTCCCACTGCTGGTTACACCGGGCGGAGGACTGAACTCCACAATCGCGGGCTGGCCAGGGCAGGTGTTCAACGCGATGGACGAGTTCAAGGACGACTTCCGCTGCATCACGATGGATCAGCGCAACGCGAACGGCGGCGAATCCACCGGGCCGGTGCAGATCGAAGACCCCTGGGGCGCCTTCGCGGACGACCAGTTCGGACTGATGGACCATCTCGGCATAGACAAGTTCGCCTTCATGGGCTTTTGCATTGGCGGGCCGTTCGCGATGAAGCTCATCGAGCGCGCGCCGGAACGCATCGCCGCCGCTGTGCTATGCCAGCCGGTCGGGCATTCCACTGAAACGCCCGATGCCATGTACGACTCCGGGCACGACGTCTGGGGGCCCGAGTTGTGCGCCAACCGCGATGACGTAACGATGGAAATTGTCCATCAGTACCTGCACAACCTGTATCGCATCCAGCCGGACTTTATGTACACCGTATCGCGCGAGTTCGCGACTACCTGCGAGACGCCGCTGCTGGTGATGCCTGACGACACGCCATCGCACGCTCTTGAACCCGCGATGGCGATGGTCGCGCTCGCGCCAAACGCCGAATGCACCGCCTACCCATGGAAGGAAGACGAAGCCTCGAAAACGCAAGCGATAGCGCAGGTTCGCGCCTTCCTGAACCGCAATCAGCCGTAA
- a CDS encoding LLM class flavin-dependent oxidoreductase codes for MANLRFGAFLAPHHPIGENPTLQFQSNLELVDLLDHLGYDEFWCGEHHSTGWEIIASPELFLAAAAERTQRIKLGTGVVSLPYHHPFMVAQRMVQLDHQSRGRVIFGSGPGALPSDAHTLGIDPMLLRDRQDEAMGIIRRLFESHERFSYESEWFKLRDAKLQLKPLQKDMEFAVASIVSPSGMTLAGKHRAGVLSIGSLTQDGIRALPLQWSFAEESAAKHGNTVDRKNWRIVLNWHIAETRKEAREQAKHGLMRHNNEYTIGTLAGGVGTIYDTPDEAVDGVAFSELSTAVIGTPDDLVARIREMMEITGGFGCVIGFVHDWANRENTRRSWDMVARYVIPQVNGLLDDYFESHRFVTDNREYWDRAGQAIRTKIDENTRAAEALAVDEAAGREERLTAR; via the coding sequence TTGGCTAACTTGCGATTCGGCGCTTTTTTGGCGCCACACCATCCCATCGGCGAAAACCCTACGCTTCAGTTTCAGAGCAACCTTGAGCTGGTCGATCTGCTTGACCATCTTGGCTACGATGAGTTCTGGTGCGGCGAGCATCACTCTACGGGCTGGGAGATAATCGCATCCCCTGAGCTGTTCCTCGCTGCGGCGGCGGAACGCACGCAGCGCATCAAGCTCGGCACGGGCGTTGTCTCGCTGCCGTATCATCATCCCTTCATGGTGGCGCAGCGCATGGTGCAACTTGACCACCAGTCTCGCGGTCGCGTGATATTCGGATCAGGCCCCGGCGCACTTCCATCAGACGCCCACACGCTCGGCATAGACCCCATGCTGCTGCGCGACAGGCAGGACGAAGCAATGGGCATCATCCGCCGCCTCTTCGAGTCGCACGAGCGTTTCAGCTACGAATCCGAGTGGTTCAAGCTGCGAGATGCCAAGCTCCAACTCAAGCCACTGCAAAAGGACATGGAGTTCGCCGTTGCGTCAATCGTGAGCCCGTCCGGTATGACGCTTGCGGGCAAGCACCGCGCCGGAGTGCTCTCCATCGGTTCGCTGACACAGGACGGCATCAGAGCGCTGCCCCTGCAGTGGAGCTTTGCCGAAGAGTCCGCCGCCAAGCACGGCAACACGGTTGACCGCAAGAACTGGCGTATCGTGCTGAACTGGCACATCGCTGAGACGAGAAAGGAAGCGCGTGAACAGGCGAAGCACGGCTTGATGCGGCACAATAACGAATACACCATCGGCACGCTTGCCGGCGGCGTCGGCACCATCTACGATACTCCCGATGAAGCCGTGGACGGCGTCGCCTTCTCCGAGCTTAGCACCGCAGTCATTGGCACACCCGACGACCTCGTCGCCAGAATACGCGAAATGATGGAGATTACGGGCGGCTTCGGCTGCGTCATCGGGTTCGTCCATGACTGGGCGAATCGCGAGAACACGCGCAGAAGCTGGGACATGGTTGCCCGCTATGTCATCCCGCAGGTCAACGGCTTGCTGGACGACTACTTCGAGTCTCACAGGTTCGTAACCGATAACCGCGAGTATTGGGACAGGGCAGGCCAAGCCATCAGGACCAAGATTGACGAGAACACGCGCGCCGCAGAAGCGTTAGCCGTAGATGAAGCCGCAGGCAGAGAGGAAAGACTAACGGCGCGTTAG
- a CDS encoding flap endonuclease: protein MKIHLIDGTYELFRAYFAMPKSTGPADQPTGAARGLLQTLLSLLRQDDVTHIACAFDSEILSFRNDLFAGYKTGEDTPKDLRAQFELAERVASTLGLVVWRMMEFEADDAIATAACRWADDPAVEQVVMCSPDKDLAQVVRGSNVVSLDRRRDQVIDEAGVIDKFGVSPASIPDYLALVGDSADGIPGVPRWGAKSTAQVLQRYKHIEEIPNDASEWDIKVRGGNTLARNLSEKRELAALYKQLATLRLDVPISESLQCLEWQGARKSDYQALCVECGFDRFIDSPHKWQEDGATS from the coding sequence ATGAAAATCCACCTAATCGACGGCACCTACGAACTCTTCCGCGCCTATTTCGCCATGCCCAAGTCAACCGGTCCCGCCGATCAGCCGACCGGCGCGGCGCGTGGTCTATTGCAGACGCTGCTATCATTGCTGCGCCAAGACGATGTTACGCATATCGCCTGCGCCTTCGACAGTGAGATTTTATCGTTCAGGAACGACCTGTTCGCCGGCTACAAGACGGGCGAAGACACGCCGAAGGACTTGAGGGCGCAGTTCGAGCTGGCGGAGCGCGTGGCGAGTACGCTGGGGCTGGTCGTCTGGCGAATGATGGAGTTTGAGGCGGACGACGCCATAGCAACAGCGGCGTGCCGGTGGGCGGACGACCCCGCCGTGGAGCAGGTGGTGATGTGCTCGCCGGACAAAGACTTGGCGCAGGTCGTGCGCGGAAGCAATGTCGTGAGCCTAGACAGGCGGCGTGACCAAGTGATAGACGAAGCGGGTGTCATCGATAAGTTCGGCGTGTCGCCCGCGTCGATACCTGACTATCTCGCGCTAGTCGGAGACTCCGCGGACGGCATACCCGGCGTACCACGTTGGGGCGCCAAATCCACCGCGCAGGTGTTGCAACGCTACAAGCACATCGAAGAAATCCCCAACGATGCTAGCGAGTGGGACATCAAGGTGCGCGGCGGCAACACATTGGCGCGCAATCTGTCCGAGAAGCGGGAATTAGCGGCGCTGTACAAGCAACTCGCCACGCTGCGCCTTGATGTGCCAATCAGCGAATCGTTGCAATGCTTGGAGTGGCAAGGCGCAAGAAAGTCAGACTATC